Sequence from the Candoia aspera isolate rCanAsp1 chromosome 7, rCanAsp1.hap2, whole genome shotgun sequence genome:
TATTCCATAAGTGCCCAAGCATTCTCATACTCTTCTATGCCAGCTCAGTGTTCTAATCTGGAGATGTTTAAAGCCAACATATTGTTACCAATCTCACCACCATGGAAGTACACATAGCACCTGACATACATTCACAAATCCAGAACAACATTAGATTTACTGCAGTTTTCCAGAATTCACTTGGCCAATAAATTGCCTGTAATATTCTTTTCGTATCAAGTGCGGATTGCCCCATTGgctgtgatattttttttttgccttctggTCAAGTTTGTCATATGAAATTTATCAGCTTTACCTCAGACCAGAGACAATGGTAGGTTAATTCTTGGTAATTCTGTGAAGCATCTTGAGAACAATCAAGTTTAGTATGTTAAGGTATAAAGTTCTAATTGTTATATTTTGTGGGACTATGTTTGGATTTTACTGTCTGATTCTAACATATTTCTTATTTCGTTTTTTTTACAGTTCATTGCTTTTGCCTCTTTATTCTTCATCCTGCTTTCGATTACCACCTTTTGCCTGGAAACCCATGAAGCATTTAATACcatcaaaaataaaactgaacctaTCAAAGGTAGTGAGCCAGTTCTGCAGTATGAAATAGAGACAGATCCAGCTCTAACATATGTTGAAGGAGTCTGTGTGGTGTGGTTTACATTTGAGTTTTTAGTCCGTGTTGTTTTTTCACCCAACAAACGTGAATTCATAAAAAATCTCTTGAATATCATTGACTTTGTGGCAATTTTGCCTTTCTATCTAGAAGTGGGTCTGAGTGGGCTCTCCTCTAAAGCTGCTAAGGATGTGCTTGGTTTCCTCAGGGTGGTGAGGTTTGTGAGAATATTGCGAATCTTCAAGCTCACTCGACATTTTGTTGGCCTCAGGGTGCTTGGTCATACACTCCGTGCGAGCACCAATGAGTTTTTGCTGCTGATAATATTTTTGGCATTAGGAGTGTTGATATTTGCCACCATGATCTATTATGCTGAGCGAATAGGTGCCAAACCCAATGACCCATCAGCTAGTGAACACACAGAGTTCAAAAACATCCCCATTGGTTTTTGGTGGGCTGTGGTCACCATGACTACTCTTGGATATGGAGACATGTATCCAAAGACTTGGTCAGGCATGCTAGTGGGTGCTCTGTGTGCTTTAGCTGGAGTGCTGACCATAGCCATGCCTGTGCCTGTTATTGTCAACAATTTTGGAATGTACTATTCTCTGGCCATGGCGAAACAGAAGCttccaagaaagagaaagaagcacaTCCCACCTGCTCCTCAGGCAAGGTCCCCTACATTTTGCAAGACAGACTTGAATATGGCCTGCAATAGCACACAGGGAGAAGTCTGTCTTGGCAAAGACAACCGGCTGATGGAACATAATAAATCAGGTAGGACACAATTCCAGATGCATGTCTGGTATGTCTGGCAGTATGAAGAATGAGAAAGCATTCCATCTTTCTTCAGCTGAAGGAGATAGATCATACACGTCTCCCTTCTCTCACTATTTGTGTATCCGTCTCATAAATGGCAAAGTAGCTGGATGTTCTCGGATCTGTGAATTGCTTTCTGAAGAGTTTTCTAAGTGTATTGTGAATGCTAAGTtgctttttgtttcctccttttaTTTCTAGTGGGGGCATCCACTGTTTTTGCCTGTTGCACTGTATACACGTTTGGTCCATGCATGCTTGTGCCATACAATTGTGCCTCCATTCTATTTTATTTGATGTTTATCTTATGTAATGTTTCCCTTGTTTGTCTGCTAGTATTAGGAAATACTAGCAGCAATCTATACAACATTACTTAAACATAGGTGACTAGCTTAGGCCAACCTATCCCAAACAAATGGCTTTGAGTCATAATCTCTAGCCACCATGGAAGCTGAAGGTTTCTGAGAGTCAAGAATCCATGCATCTTAGGCTGGGAAGGCTGGTCTAACTTACATGTAGTGGAACAAATAATAACACAAAAGTATGCTTTCTAGATTACAGTAACAGTATCATTTCATATATTAGAATGTGTTAGAACAGATAGTAATTTCTCTGATATTCAGAGAGCAGAACAAGTTTTTTGTAATAAAGTTTGAGAATTCTGTAAGAATAGCAAcatcttttattaatttttctatCTAATTTTCACTTCTCTTTTCACAATTAAGGCTGTGATCCTTGACCTAGGAAGCAAATgttgttaattaaatttaaattatgaacagtaagaaatatatttaatagttTGGATTAGGATCCAAAGTTAAAAGTACCTTACCTTAAGTAGACTAAGATATGAATGCTACAAGACTGTAATTTAGCATTATCTAAATTAAACAATCCATAGAgccttttcataattttattaacaGTGCAATCCTACATGTGTCTGTTTAGATATAATTACTGGTAAATTCAGAGAAACTTTCTTTCAACCAATTGTCTTTGAAATAATAAAACTGCAACCCTATAgttgtaaataattttaataaatctgatacacacacacacagtttcaaaaaacacagaaaagaagaaacaatgttTATGTTTCACAAGCTTTCTCTATTGTATACCAACATGGAGAAGGCACAGTTTGCAAGTAAGTAGGATAGTGGGTGCTGGTGAGGAGAAATTAGGGGGGAAAGTAACAGATGATCAGAGCTCAAatgtatattttccttttcaaatacCTTTATATTCTTCAGTTTCTACCGCTGTCAATCGAATTGCTCTATcattagaaatatttatatatatggcaTAATAATATTAGTGCAAAGaggttgagttatttataaaaaaaataataaaggcgggataaaaataaaaaaattaaaaaattaaaaggcttAGATACTATTAAGGAATTACAGTCTTTCTTAACATGGTTTTCTTGGAATCTGGTAATATAATTCTCAACTAAAATGGCTCTATCTTGGGAGCACCATGATGGGAGAAGGTAGCTTAGCTTAGTCATTATCGTTCAAGGGAACCTAGACTTATCTGTAAAAACAGCAGACCCCAGTGTATTGCTAAGGAGCACTAGCTGATGTGTCTACTATGTAATCCTTGCAACATACCTATACAATTAGGGACTTAACAGCTGAATTCAGCCCACTAGCCATATATTGCAGTTTGCCTGTTGATTAATACCTTCCTGCTTTTGCTGCCCCATGAATATTTTACTAGGTAATATATTTATCAACATCTTACAGGTGATAGGCTCATGAGCTGCATTTAAATTTGTGACTTACAATCCTTATTGAAGAACATTAAATTACTCGTCAGTGTCTTAGCCTACCATTATGCTGAGTGACAGTTTGGCCTTAGACTGCAGGTGTTGTATACACAAAAAGCAATAGTGAAGTGTCAGAAAACAGAGCTGTGCATCTTATGAAGCCTATCCTGCATCTCCTAAGCTAGCCTGTTGTGAAATATACTGTCCCACTGCCAGAACTGAAGAAAGATTCTAGTCTCAGTGGCTTTTCTTCATGAAATAAACAGGAGattgctgccttttttttaaacagcaaaatGTTTTGGATCAACCCTGATGAATTCCTAAGTCATTAATTATCtaatttagaaaatataataGCTGCTGTTGTTAAATTGGAACTGATTTCTTTTAGTAGTGGATGGAAGTGCTATAATAGCAAAATTTGCTGCCTTTTTTAAATTCTGAAGATACTGAGGCAATATATAATACTGAAGACAGCATCAGTCTAAAAAGGCCAGTTTGTTTGTTCCATAAAATCCTAGATTTTCAACTTTGTTAGTACCATTTTTTCATTTCAAGACTTACTGCTACTTACTCTTCTTTTCCACCTTTAGTAGTAAGAGTATGAGGCAAGTTATTTGTGGTGTCTCATTTATTCATTGGCCATATGATGTAAATGGGCATGATGCTTTGACCAGTGTTATCAGGTGAAGACAGTACAGAAAGTGAGCAGCCACTGTCGCCTATGGAAAGGCCCCCACCAATCAGACGCTCTAGTACC
This genomic interval carries:
- the KCNC2 gene encoding potassium voltage-gated channel subfamily C member 2 isoform X5 is translated as MGKLEDNERVILNVGGTRHETYRSTLKTLPGTRLALLACQSQGDSPGGGEEHHQPPLLPAPNPAPNPGGGGGGGPLDAVGGSGWSSRANGGGVTRGGSGACCEFFFDRHPGVFAYVLNYYRTGKLHCPADVCGPLFEEELAFWGIDETDVEPCCWMTYRQHRDAEEALDIFEAPDLITGEPPGDPDDDELAAKRLGIEDVGALGASSSSSANGSPLDGKGGRWKRLQPRMWALFEDPYSSRAARFIAFASLFFILLSITTFCLETHEAFNTIKNKTEPIKGSEPVLQYEIETDPALTYVEGVCVVWFTFEFLVRVVFSPNKREFIKNLLNIIDFVAILPFYLEVGLSGLSSKAAKDVLGFLRVVRFVRILRIFKLTRHFVGLRVLGHTLRASTNEFLLLIIFLALGVLIFATMIYYAERIGAKPNDPSASEHTEFKNIPIGFWWAVVTMTTLGYGDMYPKTWSGMLVGALCALAGVLTIAMPVPVIVNNFGMYYSLAMAKQKLPRKRKKHIPPAPQARSPTFCKTDLNMACNSTQGEVCLGKDNRLMEHNKSVLSGEDSTESEQPLSPMERPPPIRRSSTRDKNRRGGTCFLLTAGDYPCATDGGIRKDNCKEVVITGYTQAEARSLS
- the KCNC2 gene encoding potassium voltage-gated channel subfamily C member 2 isoform X6, which gives rise to MGKLEDNERVILNVGGTRHETYRSTLKTLPGTRLALLACQSQGDSPGGGEEHHQPPLLPAPNPAPNPGGGGGGGPLDAVGGSGWSSRANGGGVTRGGSGACCEFFFDRHPGVFAYVLNYYRTGKLHCPADVCGPLFEEELAFWGIDETDVEPCCWMTYRQHRDAEEALDIFEAPDLITGEPPGDPDDDELAAKRLGIEDVGALGASSSSSANGSPLDGKGGRWKRLQPRMWALFEDPYSSRAARFIAFASLFFILLSITTFCLETHEAFNTIKNKTEPIKGSEPVLQYEIETDPALTYVEGVCVVWFTFEFLVRVVFSPNKREFIKNLLNIIDFVAILPFYLEVGLSGLSSKAAKDVLGFLRVVRFVRILRIFKLTRHFVGLRVLGHTLRASTNEFLLLIIFLALGVLIFATMIYYAERIGAKPNDPSASEHTEFKNIPIGFWWAVVTMTTLGYGDMYPKTWSGMLVGALCALAGVLTIAMPVPVIVNNFGMYYSLAMAKQKLPRKRKKHIPPAPQARSPTFCKTDLNMACNSTQGEVCLGKDNRLMEHNKSGYEKSRSLNNITGMAGNALRLSPVVSPYSSPCLRRSRSPIPSIL
- the KCNC2 gene encoding potassium voltage-gated channel subfamily C member 2 isoform X7; its protein translation is MGKLEDNERVILNVGGTRHETYRSTLKTLPGTRLALLACQSQGDSPGGGEEHHQPPLLPAPNPAPNPGGGGGGGPLDAVGGSGWSSRANGGGVTRGGSGACCEFFFDRHPGVFAYVLNYYRTGKLHCPADVCGPLFEEELAFWGIDETDVEPCCWMTYRQHRDAEEALDIFEAPDLITGEPPGDPDDDELAAKRLGIEDVGALGASSSSSANGSPLDGKGGRWKRLQPRMWALFEDPYSSRAARFIAFASLFFILLSITTFCLETHEAFNTIKNKTEPIKGSEPVLQYEIETDPALTYVEGVCVVWFTFEFLVRVVFSPNKREFIKNLLNIIDFVAILPFYLEVGLSGLSSKAAKDVLGFLRVVRFVRILRIFKLTRHFVGLRVLGHTLRASTNEFLLLIIFLALGVLIFATMIYYAERIGAKPNDPSASEHTEFKNIPIGFWWAVVTMTTLGYGDMYPKTWSGMLVGALCALAGVLTIAMPVPVIVNNFGMYYSLAMAKQKLPRKRKKHIPPAPQARSPTFCKTDLNMACNSTQGEVCLGKDNRLMEHNKSDNCKEVVITGYTQAEARSLS
- the KCNC2 gene encoding potassium voltage-gated channel subfamily C member 2 isoform X2, encoding MGKLEDNERVILNVGGTRHETYRSTLKTLPGTRLALLACQSQGDSPGGGEEHHQPPLLPAPNPAPNPGGGGGGGPLDAVGGSGWSSRANGGGVTRGGSGACCEFFFDRHPGVFAYVLNYYRTGKLHCPADVCGPLFEEELAFWGIDETDVEPCCWMTYRQHRDAEEALDIFEAPDLITGEPPGDPDDDELAAKRLGIEDVGALGASSSSSANGSPLDGKGGRWKRLQPRMWALFEDPYSSRAARFIAFASLFFILLSITTFCLETHEAFNTIKNKTEPIKGSEPVLQYEIETDPALTYVEGVCVVWFTFEFLVRVVFSPNKREFIKNLLNIIDFVAILPFYLEVGLSGLSSKAAKDVLGFLRVVRFVRILRIFKLTRHFVGLRVLGHTLRASTNEFLLLIIFLALGVLIFATMIYYAERIGAKPNDPSASEHTEFKNIPIGFWWAVVTMTTLGYGDMYPKTWSGMLVGALCALAGVLTIAMPVPVIVNNFGMYYSLAMAKQKLPRKRKKHIPPAPQARSPTFCKTDLNMACNSTQGEVCLGKDNRLMEHNKSVLSGEDSTESEQPLSPMERPPPIRRSSTRDKNRRGGTCFLLTAGDYPCATDGGIRKVLYRIYHGFLTAEKGTMEFSHTKDCTGKRLLLLNGP
- the KCNC2 gene encoding potassium voltage-gated channel subfamily C member 2 isoform X3: MGKLEDNERVILNVGGTRHETYRSTLKTLPGTRLALLACQSQGDSPGGGEEHHQPPLLPAPNPAPNPGGGGGGGPLDAVGGSGWSSRANGGGVTRGGSGACCEFFFDRHPGVFAYVLNYYRTGKLHCPADVCGPLFEEELAFWGIDETDVEPCCWMTYRQHRDAEEALDIFEAPDLITGEPPGDPDDDELAAKRLGIEDVGALGASSSSSANGSPLDGKGGRWKRLQPRMWALFEDPYSSRAARFIAFASLFFILLSITTFCLETHEAFNTIKNKTEPIKGSEPVLQYEIETDPALTYVEGVCVVWFTFEFLVRVVFSPNKREFIKNLLNIIDFVAILPFYLEVGLSGLSSKAAKDVLGFLRVVRFVRILRIFKLTRHFVGLRVLGHTLRASTNEFLLLIIFLALGVLIFATMIYYAERIGAKPNDPSASEHTEFKNIPIGFWWAVVTMTTLGYGDMYPKTWSGMLVGALCALAGVLTIAMPVPVIVNNFGMYYSLAMAKQKLPRKRKKHIPPAPQARSPTFCKTDLNMACNSTQGEVCLGKDNRLMEHNKSGRTQFQMHVWPPPIRRSSTRDKNRRGGTCFLLTAGDYPCATDGGIRKGYEKSRSLNNITGMAGNALRLSPVVSPYSSPCLRRSRSPIPSIL
- the KCNC2 gene encoding potassium voltage-gated channel subfamily C member 2 isoform X1, which gives rise to MGKLEDNERVILNVGGTRHETYRSTLKTLPGTRLALLACQSQGDSPGGGEEHHQPPLLPAPNPAPNPGGGGGGGPLDAVGGSGWSSRANGGGVTRGGSGACCEFFFDRHPGVFAYVLNYYRTGKLHCPADVCGPLFEEELAFWGIDETDVEPCCWMTYRQHRDAEEALDIFEAPDLITGEPPGDPDDDELAAKRLGIEDVGALGASSSSSANGSPLDGKGGRWKRLQPRMWALFEDPYSSRAARFIAFASLFFILLSITTFCLETHEAFNTIKNKTEPIKGSEPVLQYEIETDPALTYVEGVCVVWFTFEFLVRVVFSPNKREFIKNLLNIIDFVAILPFYLEVGLSGLSSKAAKDVLGFLRVVRFVRILRIFKLTRHFVGLRVLGHTLRASTNEFLLLIIFLALGVLIFATMIYYAERIGAKPNDPSASEHTEFKNIPIGFWWAVVTMTTLGYGDMYPKTWSGMLVGALCALAGVLTIAMPVPVIVNNFGMYYSLAMAKQKLPRKRKKHIPPAPQARSPTFCKTDLNMACNSTQGEVCLGKDNRLMEHNKSVLSGEDSTESEQPLSPMERPPPIRRSSTRDKNRRGGTCFLLTAGDYPCATDGGIRKGYEKSRSLNNITGMAGNALRLSPVVSPYSSPCLRRSRSPIPSIL
- the KCNC2 gene encoding potassium voltage-gated channel subfamily C member 2 isoform X4, which gives rise to MGKLEDNERVILNVGGTRHETYRSTLKTLPGTRLALLACQSQGDSPGGGEEHHQPPLLPAPNPAPNPGGGGGGGPLDAVGGSGWSSRANGGGVTRGGSGACCEFFFDRHPGVFAYVLNYYRTGKLHCPADVCGPLFEEELAFWGIDETDVEPCCWMTYRQHRDAEEALDIFEAPDLITGEPPGDPDDDELAAKRLGIEDVGALGASSSSSANGSPLDGKGGRWKRLQPRMWALFEDPYSSRAARFIAFASLFFILLSITTFCLETHEAFNTIKNKTEPIKGSEPVLQYEIETDPALTYVEGVCVVWFTFEFLVRVVFSPNKREFIKNLLNIIDFVAILPFYLEVGLSGLSSKAAKDVLGFLRVVRFVRILRIFKLTRHFVGLRVLGHTLRASTNEFLLLIIFLALGVLIFATMIYYAERIGAKPNDPSASEHTEFKNIPIGFWWAVVTMTTLGYGDMYPKTWSGMLVGALCALAGVLTIAMPVPVIVNNFGMYYSLAMAKQKLPRKRKKHIPPAPQARSPTFCKTDLNMACNSTQGEVCLGKDNRLMEHNKSVLSGEDSTESEQPLSPMERPPPIRRSSTRDKNRRGGTCFLLTAGYEKSRSLNNITGMAGNALRLSPVVSPYSSPCLRRSRSPIPSIL